The Candidatus Ancaeobacter aquaticus nucleotide sequence AAAAAGTTGATTTTCGCAATCATAATGTTTTTACTTGTTTGTTCAATCCCTAGGTTAGTAAATGCGGTGACAAATAATTTTAATGGTTCGATGGTTCCTGGCGACTGGGAAATGGATGAGAACTGGAGCGAGGGTGTACTTCCTGGTGTTGGAGACGATGTAATATTCCTTTCCTACATCGACGACTTGGGTGGAGACAAGACGGTCAATACGTTTGCGAGCCATACGACGAGCACCTCTGAGTTTGGCAGTGCCGGCGCAACCCTGACTGTCACGAATGGAGCAACGTTCTACGACAGCTCCTCCAACCGCGGCATCATCACCGCCGACACCACGTTTAACGGCAGCTCCTACAATCTGACAGGCACCATCACCGGCGACACCACGTTTAACGGCTCTTCAACAAATGTGATGAGCACCATCACCGGCACCACCACGTTTAACGACAGCTCCTCCACCTTCGGCAGCAGCACCCTTAATGGAAATGTTACGCTTAACACCACAGGTGATATTGCAGGTACAATCAACGTGAGCGAGGGAGAAAATGTTTCGGCTATCAATAGCGGAACAGTGTCAGCGGCAATCAACGGTTCCGGCGGTCTTACCAAAACCGGGGCGACAACAGTGACACTGAGTGGATCAAACACCTATTCTGGAGAAACCACGATTAGTCTGGGAACACTTTCAGTGACGGGTGGTATTACCAGCAGTGCTGTTACAATTAACGGGGGTACGCTTATTGGATCAGGGACGGTCGGAAATATGACCGTCGCAGACGGCGGTACTTTTTCTCCGGGATTGAGTCCTGGCACGCTGAATGCCGGTGCTACTACGTGGGAAAGCGGGGGTACATATCTTTGGGAGATTAATAATGCCACAGGTTTACAAGGGGCCCCTTTGGGTCTCGGCTGGGATTGGCTTAATATTACAGGAGGACTAGGCATAACCGCAACCTCCGGCAATAAATTCAATCTTAACCTATCAACAATGGGAGTCGATGCCGCTAACTTTGATAACTCTGACCCTTATTCATGGATTATAGCAACGGCTTCTGGCGAAATTACAGATTTCTCTGCTGATAAGTTTACTATTGATGACAGTTTGTTTACAAATGCCCTCGGCGGCGGGTCTTTTGGCATTGAACAGGACGGCAGCAATATCAATCTAACATTTGCCGCAGTCCCCGAACCGTCAACTTACGCACTATTCGGCTTAGGTCTTTTTGGGCTTATTTATTTTCGTAGAAGAGGCTTAAAAAGCTGAAGACCAATGAGACGTGCAATAAACACGGTAAGAAAAAGCTGTCCGAGAATAGCTTCCATAACAGCGAGATTACGCACAAAATCAGTTACAGGCGTTATGTCCCAATACCCGAGCGTAGCAAGAGTTACCCCCCTAAAGTTCTCTTTCAAACCCCTGTTGAGCAGATTGAAGATTTAGTATCTTGCGTGGATAGTTATTAATCCAGTTTTCTATAGTCTGAATAGTTGATTGTGTCAGTTTTTCTATCTTTCTGCCTTTAGCACCGAATCGTCGGATAATCCTGTTGATGTTTTCATTGGTACCCCTTTCGATACCATTGATAACGCGCAGAACCGTCCCCAATATACAATATATATATTCTCTTGCTCACTATAAACTAACTTCAATTAAAACATTCGCTTTGCTCGTTTCATCTATTTTGACTTTCACAGGTTTGGCGGACTTTGCTTTTTCTCCCTCGACTTTGATAAGCTTTTCTTCTTTTTTGCTCAGTTTAGCGGCATCAAAGACCATTTTATTACTTCCATTCTCAGCCCATTTAAAACCAAACTCCTCTGCCATAACTTCGCTTATATATTTCTTTTCATCTTCTGTCTTTTTTCCAGTTGGGTTCGTGGTAAAAAGGGTTGCTCCCAAAGCTTGCATGTCTTCCATCATAACGGCCTTCAAAGCGTAGGCAATGCCTTGGTTTTGGCAGTTCTCATCAACCGCAGCCTCCGCAATATGAACTTTTATCATTTCATCACTACCCTTAGACAAAAGCACAGTGGTATAACCTCTTACCCTGCCTGATTCATCTCGATAAACCCAGATACGCGGGGTGGGAGTATGTGAAATATCCTTGCCTTGCATTTTTATAGCATTTCGCAAATGTATTTTCATCATTCGATAGTATTTCGTAGTCCACCTTGGTTTGAATATAAGCCAATAGAGGCCTATCATGTCATCCATATCATTCATCTCAGCTCTATTATCAATATTATCGACTATTTTTTTCGGTAATCTATGTGTCTTCTCATAAATGGTTTTTTCAACAAACTTTTCCTGGCCTTCAGCAGGTTTTGATTCTTTTTTAAAAATATGCTTATACATACACTTTTTATTCTCTTCTTTGCTTTTTGGATAAAATGAAACATTAACCACTGTCCTCTTATAGCCGTATTCTTCGTTCAACAAGACACCGTAATGAATCATAGCATTCTTAGGTGTTAAAGAACCAAGGATACCCAAATCCTCAATATAAATCGTTTTTATACCAATCGAACTCAATTTTTCTTCAAGTCTCCCAATAATAAATGGCATCCATTTCTTCATTCTATTTCTCATACTTCTGGATAGATTCCAGTACCCAAAGGACTGTATCTCTCCAACGTAAAAAACTCTCTCTCCATTAACCGTGGCAAAAGTGCCGATAATTTGCCCTATAATGTCTCTATAGGGTATTGAATAATTCCTGGCATGTTGCAGAGCATCCATCTGCTCGGGGTAATTGTTTCTTGTTTTCTGAGAGGGCCTAATAATCATTGTAATTTGTGCAACGGCATCACTAATAACGGTCCAGCTAGTTCCGCTCTCTATAATCGGGGAAATAACAAAATCAGTTTCTTGAGAATCTCTTTTATGATCCATCCACAATTTTTCTATTAAAACCTTTGTAGTCTCCAGGTTTTTATTCTCAATACCTTTTAAAACATCAGACAGATATCCGTTTATTTCGGCAATATTTTTCTGTAACAAAAAGGTGTCTGTATTAACAACACTTCCCAACTCGCCTGGTTTATATTCATTTAGAATAGAAATGAAGCGCAAACTTTCAAAAAACCCTGGCAAATCATCCTTGGTTAAATTCCTTGCACTCTTAAAAATATGTTTCAGATAAGGATTTCTATAATATTTAATCATGTAGAAATCAGTTATAAACTGGTCATAGAGATAAAAATCATCCTTATCTATGAGGGAAATAA carries:
- a CDS encoding PEP-CTERM sorting domain-containing protein; translation: MKKLIFAIIMFLLVCSIPRLVNAVTNNFNGSMVPGDWEMDENWSEGVLPGVGDDVIFLSYIDDLGGDKTVNTFASHTTSTSEFGSAGATLTVTNGATFYDSSSNRGIITADTTFNGSSYNLTGTITGDTTFNGSSTNVMSTITGTTTFNDSSSTFGSSTLNGNVTLNTTGDIAGTINVSEGENVSAINSGTVSAAINGSGGLTKTGATTVTLSGSNTYSGETTISLGTLSVTGGITSSAVTINGGTLIGSGTVGNMTVADGGTFSPGLSPGTLNAGATTWESGGTYLWEINNATGLQGAPLGLGWDWLNITGGLGITATSGNKFNLNLSTMGVDAANFDNSDPYSWIIATASGEITDFSADKFTIDDSLFTNALGGGSFGIEQDGSNINLTFAAVPEPSTYALFGLGLFGLIYFRRRGLKS
- a CDS encoding ion channel, translating into MKENFRGVTLATLGYWDITPVTDFVRNLAVMEAILGQLFLTVFIARLIGLQLFKPLLRK